Proteins found in one Gemmatimonadales bacterium genomic segment:
- the aroQ gene encoding type II 3-dehydroquinate dehydratase, with the protein MRVAVLNGPNLNLLGVREPERYGRHTLGDIEAMVQEEGARLAVELEWFQTNHEGALVDAVQALRGRVDGAVVNPAAFGHTSLALRDAFLAVQVPFVEVHLTNIFGREPERRHTVLADLAVAVIAGLGAQGYPVALRALVDHLRAG; encoded by the coding sequence ATGCGGGTCGCCGTCCTCAACGGCCCCAACCTCAATCTCCTGGGTGTGCGCGAGCCCGAGCGCTACGGGCGGCACACCCTGGGGGACATCGAAGCAATGGTGCAGGAGGAGGGAGCCCGCCTCGCGGTCGAGCTGGAGTGGTTCCAGACCAATCATGAGGGAGCCCTCGTCGACGCGGTGCAGGCGCTGCGGGGCCGGGTGGACGGAGCGGTCGTGAATCCCGCCGCCTTCGGACATACCAGTCTCGCGTTGCGCGATGCCTTTCTCGCAGTGCAGGTTCCCTTCGTCGAAGTGCATCTCACGAACATTTTCGGGCGCGAGCCGGAGCGTCGGCACACCGTCCTGGCCGACCTCGCGGTGGCCGTGATTGCGGGTCTCGGGGCCCAGGGGTATCCCGTGGCCCTGCGAGCGCTGGTGGATCACCTGCGTGCCGGCTGA
- a CDS encoding aminopeptidase P family protein has protein sequence MPADRRAERQAGLRALLATEGVDALLVTHLPNVRYLTGFTGSAGLLLVRHDDAVLFTDFRYATQAPVEVGDAAAVEIDSASVWDRLQAACGERPEETVGFEAHALTVRDAGRLKKCAPRTAPVGELVERLRTVKAPEEVAAIEAAAALASAALAEVLPTIRPGQSELLVASRLEAALRRRGSEWHPFQTIVASGPRSALPHAHTTERVIEPGEFLLIDFGAQVDGYCADLSRTVIVGGRADERQRTVYEAVRAAQWRAREEIRAGMTGREADALARDLLAARGLAEAFGHSLGHGLGLEVHEAPRLSTTSASVLPVGAVVTIEPGIYLPGWGGVRLEDDIVLTAAGPRALSDGLTDLVELV, from the coding sequence GTGCCGGCTGACCGGCGCGCGGAGCGCCAGGCGGGCCTGCGGGCATTGCTGGCCACAGAGGGTGTTGATGCGTTGCTGGTGACGCACCTCCCCAACGTTCGGTATCTCACAGGGTTTACGGGCTCCGCCGGCCTGCTGCTGGTCCGGCACGACGATGCGGTGCTCTTCACCGATTTCCGGTACGCGACGCAGGCGCCGGTCGAGGTGGGCGATGCGGCCGCCGTCGAGATCGACTCCGCCAGCGTCTGGGACCGGCTCCAGGCGGCCTGTGGCGAGCGCCCCGAGGAGACGGTCGGGTTCGAGGCGCACGCCCTCACGGTTCGGGATGCGGGGCGGCTGAAGAAGTGCGCGCCGCGGACGGCACCGGTGGGAGAGCTGGTCGAGCGGCTGCGCACGGTGAAGGCGCCCGAGGAGGTGGCGGCGATTGAGGCGGCGGCGGCGCTGGCGTCGGCCGCGCTTGCCGAGGTCCTGCCGACGATCCGCCCAGGGCAGTCGGAACTGCTCGTGGCGAGCCGGCTCGAGGCGGCACTCCGACGGCGCGGGAGCGAGTGGCACCCGTTCCAGACGATCGTGGCGTCCGGTCCGCGCTCCGCGCTGCCGCACGCCCATACCACCGAGCGGGTCATTGAGCCCGGGGAGTTCCTGCTCATCGACTTTGGCGCGCAGGTGGACGGCTATTGCGCCGACCTGAGCCGGACGGTGATCGTGGGGGGGCGGGCCGACGAGAGGCAGCGGACCGTCTACGAGGCGGTGCGGGCGGCGCAGTGGCGGGCCCGGGAGGAAATCAGGGCCGGGATGACGGGGCGCGAGGCCGATGCGCTCGCGAGGGACTTGCTGGCGGCCCGGGGCCTCGCGGAGGCCTTCGGACATTCCCTGGGGCATGGCCTCGGCCTGGAGGTGCACGAGGCGCCGCGGTTGAGCACCACCTCGGCGTCGGTTCTTCCCGTGGGTGCGGTGGTCACGATTGAGCCGGGGATCTATCTTCCCGGGTGGGGTGGAGTGCGGTTGGAAGACGATATCGTCCTGACGGCGGCCGGACCGCGCGCGCTGTCAGACGGACTGACCGACCTGGTCGAGCTAGTCTAA